From one Peredibacter starrii genomic stretch:
- a CDS encoding Flp family type IVb pilin gives MLRFIRNKKGQTAIEYLLVLTVSITIGIIFTKKMKDYLIENPNSVIGKQLNILKNTFDQDPKCKYCRYQLI, from the coding sequence ATGCTTCGTTTTATCCGCAATAAAAAAGGTCAGACCGCCATCGAGTACCTCCTGGTATTAACGGTTTCCATTACCATTGGGATCATTTTTACGAAAAAAATGAAGGACTATCTTATTGAAAACCCGAATAGCGTTATCGGTAAGCAGTTGAATATATTGAAGAATACGTTCGACCAAGATCCTAAGTGTAAGTATTGTCGTTACCAGCTAATTTAA
- a CDS encoding glycosyltransferase family 9 protein, whose translation MHILLVRFSSMGDVVLQTATINWLRALLGPEAKFTFVTAQEFVSLLDTHPEVNHVIGFDRRKGEKWKDLVKKIDDLDNKEPIDLILDLHATLRSFRLKLTYWNIPALTVDKRRWERFLLTKIKSVKLKRLFNSKFFGLETQVERILKDFEGVFGDTRAKRRTVDFRKGPHQELTSLSELPVYPIPGEYVVLAPSASFLYKRWPVESFVELAKKLLEETPYHYVILAGPDDKFCEVFKEIQSDRLHNLQGKTSLKQSMSVLAHAKLCIGNDSGMNHIAEAYGVPCLTLFGPTDPKFGFAPHGSNSRFISKEMFCKPCSTTGKTPCYRDKLYCMLDISVDEVRTNALEMMK comes from the coding sequence ATGCATATTCTTCTAGTCCGCTTCTCCAGTATGGGGGACGTGGTCCTTCAGACAGCTACCATCAATTGGCTACGGGCCCTCTTAGGTCCCGAGGCGAAGTTTACTTTTGTCACGGCCCAGGAGTTTGTCTCGCTTCTTGATACTCATCCAGAAGTAAACCACGTGATTGGTTTTGATCGTCGAAAAGGTGAGAAGTGGAAGGACCTGGTTAAAAAGATCGATGATCTTGATAACAAGGAACCAATTGATCTTATCCTGGATCTTCATGCGACTCTTCGCTCGTTTCGTTTAAAACTGACTTACTGGAACATTCCGGCCCTTACGGTAGATAAGCGCCGTTGGGAAAGATTTCTTCTGACTAAGATCAAAAGCGTAAAATTAAAGCGCCTTTTTAATAGCAAATTTTTTGGCCTTGAAACTCAGGTGGAAAGAATTCTAAAAGATTTTGAAGGAGTCTTTGGGGACACTCGCGCAAAACGCCGTACGGTGGATTTTAGAAAAGGTCCTCATCAAGAACTTACATCCCTTTCAGAACTTCCGGTTTACCCGATTCCTGGAGAGTATGTTGTACTCGCACCGTCGGCATCGTTTTTATACAAGCGCTGGCCGGTTGAGTCTTTTGTGGAACTTGCCAAAAAACTTTTAGAAGAGACTCCGTATCATTATGTGATCCTTGCCGGACCAGATGATAAGTTCTGTGAAGTCTTCAAAGAAATTCAATCTGATCGTTTGCATAATCTTCAAGGAAAGACCTCTTTGAAGCAAAGTATGAGTGTGCTTGCCCACGCGAAACTTTGTATCGGTAACGATTCCGGTATGAACCACATTGCTGAGGCCTATGGTGTGCCTTGCTTAACTCTCTTTGGGCCAACTGATCCAAAGTTTGGTTTTGCTCCTCATGGAAGCAATTCTCGTTTCATCTCAAAAGAGATGTTCTGTAAACCTTGCTCAACTACCGGAAAAACTCCATGCTACCGCGATAAGCTTTACTGCATGCTGGATATTTCGGTGGATGAAGTTAGAACCAACGCTTTGGAAATGATGAAATGA